One part of the Halopenitus persicus genome encodes these proteins:
- a CDS encoding ArsR/SmtB family transcription factor, whose protein sequence is MAHATQRLRRYLEDELEECRSEDVDRRLAELGTLEAALGGERVEAELDVLSALAAETRYTLARVLVAAEEELCVCELNAVVDVSESGLSHALSTLADAGLVTGRTDGRWRKYRATNRAVALVTVLEGCVDADTSGSGDDPGAAIDDA, encoded by the coding sequence ATGGCACACGCGACACAACGGCTCCGGCGCTACCTCGAGGACGAACTCGAGGAGTGTCGGAGCGAGGACGTCGACCGGCGTTTGGCGGAGCTCGGTACGCTCGAGGCAGCGCTCGGAGGCGAGCGGGTGGAGGCCGAGTTGGACGTCCTCTCGGCGCTGGCGGCCGAAACTCGATACACCCTCGCTCGCGTCCTCGTGGCGGCCGAGGAGGAGCTGTGCGTCTGTGAGCTCAACGCGGTCGTCGACGTGAGCGAGAGCGGGCTCAGTCACGCCCTCTCGACGCTCGCCGACGCGGGGCTCGTCACCGGCCGGACGGACGGGCGCTGGCGAAAGTACCGCGCGACCAACCGCGCGGTGGCGCTCGTGACCGTTCTCGAGGGTTGCGTCGACGCGGACACGAGCGGTTCGGGCGACGACCCGGGAGCCGCGATCGACGATGCCTGA
- the rqcH gene encoding ribosome rescue protein RqcH, which yields MSSIDLRALVTELGRYAGAKVDKAYLYPESLLRLKLRDFDHGRVELLIEVDECKRAHVADAEHVPDAPGRPPNFAKMLRNRLSGADFVGVEQYEFDRILTFEFERGDEDTRIVAELFGQGNVAVLDETGEVVQALSTVRLKSRTVAPGAQYEYPSSRLNPLDVSLETFSRRMNESDTDVVRTLATQLNLGGLYAEEVCSRAGVQKTLAIPDADESVYRDLHNAIARIDERLRSGEFDPRVYEEDGRVVDVTPFPLAEREDLPSEGFDSFNAALDEYFYRFDRDGDGGGEDGGTGAVEPEKPDFEAEIAKQQRIIEQQESAIEGFEEQAAAERERAELLYANYDLVDEVLSTVQSAREEGLSWNAIAETLAEGAERDIPAAEAVEDVDGSEGTVTIRLDDATVELDATAGVEVNADRLYQEAKRIEGKKAGAQEAIESTREELEAVRERQAEWEATDDDPADANAEADDGGAESGDDTGGEADREIDWLSRSSIPIRTTDDWYERFRWFRTSDDFLVIGGRNADQNEELVKKYMNAHDRFFHTQAHGGPVTLLKASGPSEPSEPVDFPDATLEEAAQFAVAYSSDWKDGRGAGDAYMVDPDQVSKTPESGEYLEKGGFAIRGDRTYFEDVPCRVAVGVQCEPVTQVIGGPPSAIRDRVATNVELEPGMYAQNDAAMMVYREFKQRFADQSFVRKVASADLIQEFLPPGGSEIIE from the coding sequence CTGTCGAGCATCGACCTGCGCGCGCTCGTCACCGAGCTCGGGCGGTACGCGGGCGCGAAGGTCGACAAGGCCTATCTCTATCCCGAGAGCCTCCTCCGGCTGAAGCTCCGCGACTTCGATCACGGTCGCGTGGAGCTGCTGATCGAGGTCGACGAGTGCAAGCGGGCCCACGTCGCGGACGCAGAGCACGTCCCGGACGCGCCGGGACGTCCGCCGAACTTCGCGAAGATGCTGCGGAACCGGCTCTCGGGGGCCGACTTCGTCGGCGTCGAGCAGTACGAGTTCGACCGGATCCTCACCTTCGAGTTCGAACGCGGCGACGAGGACACCCGGATCGTCGCGGAGCTGTTCGGCCAGGGGAACGTCGCGGTGCTCGACGAGACCGGCGAGGTCGTCCAGGCGCTCTCGACGGTTCGACTGAAGTCCCGGACCGTCGCGCCGGGGGCCCAGTACGAGTACCCGTCCTCCCGGCTCAATCCGCTCGACGTTTCCCTCGAGACCTTCTCGCGGCGGATGAACGAGTCGGACACCGACGTGGTGCGCACCCTCGCGACGCAGCTGAACCTCGGCGGGCTCTACGCCGAGGAGGTCTGCTCGCGGGCGGGCGTGCAGAAAACGCTCGCCATCCCGGACGCCGACGAATCCGTCTACCGCGACCTCCATAACGCGATCGCCCGGATCGACGAGCGCCTTCGATCCGGCGAGTTCGACCCTCGCGTGTACGAGGAGGACGGTCGGGTCGTCGACGTGACGCCGTTCCCGCTCGCCGAACGGGAGGACCTGCCGAGCGAGGGATTCGACTCGTTCAACGCCGCCCTCGACGAGTACTTCTACCGGTTCGACCGGGACGGCGACGGCGGCGGCGAGGACGGCGGAACCGGCGCGGTGGAGCCCGAAAAGCCGGACTTCGAGGCGGAGATCGCCAAACAGCAGCGCATCATCGAACAGCAGGAGTCGGCGATCGAGGGGTTCGAGGAGCAGGCCGCCGCGGAGCGCGAGCGTGCGGAGCTGCTGTACGCGAACTACGACCTCGTCGACGAGGTGCTCTCGACGGTCCAGTCGGCTCGCGAGGAGGGACTGAGCTGGAACGCGATCGCGGAGACGCTCGCCGAGGGGGCCGAACGGGACATTCCGGCCGCGGAGGCGGTCGAGGACGTCGACGGCAGCGAGGGAACCGTGACGATCCGGCTCGACGACGCCACGGTCGAGCTGGACGCGACGGCGGGCGTCGAGGTGAACGCCGACCGGCTCTATCAGGAGGCGAAGCGGATCGAGGGCAAGAAGGCCGGCGCACAGGAGGCCATCGAGTCGACCCGCGAGGAGCTCGAAGCGGTTCGCGAGCGACAGGCCGAATGGGAGGCGACCGACGACGACCCGGCCGACGCGAACGCGGAGGCGGACGACGGCGGTGCCGAGAGCGGCGACGACACGGGCGGGGAGGCGGACCGCGAGATCGACTGGCTCTCGCGATCCTCGATCCCCATCCGAACGACCGACGACTGGTACGAGCGGTTCCGGTGGTTCCGAACGTCGGACGACTTCCTCGTGATCGGCGGGCGAAACGCCGACCAGAACGAGGAGCTCGTCAAGAAGTACATGAACGCACACGACCGCTTCTTCCACACGCAGGCACACGGCGGCCCGGTCACGCTCCTGAAGGCGTCCGGCCCCTCCGAGCCCTCGGAGCCGGTCGACTTCCCCGATGCGACCCTCGAGGAGGCCGCGCAGTTCGCGGTCGCGTACTCCTCGGACTGGAAGGACGGCCGCGGGGCCGGCGACGCGTACATGGTCGACCCGGACCAGGTCTCGAAGACCCCCGAGAGCGGCGAATATCTCGAGAAGGGTGGGTTCGCGATCCGCGGCGACCGGACGTACTTCGAGGACGTCCCCTGTCGGGTCGCGGTCGGCGTCCAGTGTGAACCGGTGACGCAGGTGATCGGCGGGCCGCCGTCGGCGATCCGCGACCGCGTGGCGACGAACGTCGAGCTGGAGCCGGGGATGTACGCGCAAAACGACGCGGCGATGATGGTCTATCGCGAGTTCAAGCAGCGGTTCGCCGACCAGTCGTTCGTCCGGAAGGTCGCCAGCGCGGACCTGATCCAGGAGTTCCTCCCGCCCGGCGGATCGGAGATCATCGAGTAG
- the arsB gene encoding ACR3 family arsenite efflux transporter produces MPEAVHDHGPNCGCEACGDPRSMDFLDKYLTVWILGAMAVGVGLGSVAPRVTQPIQNYHLVEIGLILMMYPPLAKADYSRLPTVFSNWRVLGLSLVQNWLIGPTLMVGLAIVFFGGVVPGLPARPEFFLGLVFIGMARCIAMVLVWNELADGSTEYVTGLVAFNSLFQILTYGVYVWFFALVLPPLLGLESLAAGITTFDVTPMQVFRAIVVFLGIPFLGGFLTRFVGTRRKGTEWYEETVVPAIDPLTLIALLFTIVVMFATQGGAIVAAPADVLLIAVPLTIYFVVMFLVSFGMGRGIGADYSTTTAIGFTAASNNFELAIAVAVAVFGVGSGVAFATVVGPLIEVPVLLALVNVALFFRRRFDWDGFDAGSLEAPATDD; encoded by the coding sequence ATGCCTGAGGCCGTCCACGATCACGGCCCGAACTGCGGCTGTGAGGCCTGCGGCGACCCCCGGTCGATGGATTTCCTTGACAAGTACCTCACCGTCTGGATCCTCGGGGCGATGGCGGTCGGCGTCGGCCTCGGATCGGTGGCACCTCGAGTCACGCAGCCGATCCAGAACTACCATCTCGTCGAGATCGGGCTGATCCTGATGATGTATCCGCCGCTGGCGAAGGCGGACTACTCGCGGCTGCCGACGGTCTTCAGCAACTGGCGCGTGCTCGGCCTCAGTCTCGTCCAGAACTGGCTGATCGGGCCGACGCTGATGGTCGGGCTCGCGATCGTCTTCTTCGGCGGCGTCGTGCCCGGCCTGCCGGCCCGTCCGGAGTTCTTCCTCGGTCTCGTGTTCATCGGGATGGCCCGATGCATCGCGATGGTCCTCGTCTGGAACGAGCTCGCGGACGGATCGACCGAGTACGTCACCGGCCTCGTGGCGTTCAACAGCCTCTTTCAGATCCTCACCTACGGCGTGTACGTCTGGTTCTTCGCGCTGGTGCTTCCGCCGTTGCTGGGCCTCGAGTCGCTCGCAGCCGGCATCACGACCTTCGACGTGACGCCGATGCAGGTGTTCCGTGCCATCGTCGTCTTCCTCGGGATCCCGTTCCTCGGCGGCTTCCTGACTCGGTTCGTCGGCACACGTCGCAAGGGGACCGAGTGGTACGAGGAGACCGTGGTCCCCGCGATCGACCCGCTCACCCTGATCGCGCTGCTGTTCACGATCGTCGTGATGTTCGCCACCCAGGGCGGCGCCATCGTCGCCGCGCCGGCCGACGTCCTGCTGATCGCCGTCCCGTTGACGATCTACTTCGTCGTGATGTTCCTCGTGAGCTTCGGGATGGGCCGGGGGATCGGCGCGGACTACTCCACGACGACCGCGATCGGCTTCACCGCCGCCTCGAACAACTTCGAGCTCGCGATCGCCGTCGCGGTCGCCGTCTTCGGCGTCGGCTCCGGTGTCGCCTTCGCGACCGTCGTCGGCCCCCTGATCGAGGTGCCCGTCCTGCTGGCGCTGGTGAACGTGGCGCTGTTCTTCCGGCGGCGGTTCGACTGGGACGGCTTCGACGCCGGCAGCCTGGAGGCGCCGGCGACCGACGACTAG
- a CDS encoding arsenate-mycothiol transferase ArsC codes for MPTEPDSTDRTAASNGATDSTDRIDAADPIRVAFICVRNAGRSQMATAVAERERERRGLTDHIEIVTGGTEPADRVHEEVIEVMTEVGIDLSDRTPRKITIAELRSCDYVATMGCSTLDVGELGPDADVDVRDWALPDPDGEELDRVREIREEIADRVEDLFKEIADGTDASSTDVDAA; via the coding sequence ATGCCCACCGAACCCGACTCCACCGACCGAACCGCTGCATCGAACGGCGCAACCGACTCCACCGACCGGATCGACGCCGCCGACCCGATCCGCGTCGCGTTCATATGCGTTCGGAACGCCGGCCGGTCCCAGATGGCGACCGCCGTCGCGGAGCGCGAACGCGAGCGCCGCGGGCTGACGGATCACATCGAGATCGTGACCGGCGGCACCGAGCCCGCCGACCGCGTCCACGAGGAAGTCATCGAGGTGATGACCGAGGTCGGCATCGATCTCTCGGACCGGACGCCCCGGAAGATCACGATCGCGGAGCTGCGCTCCTGCGACTACGTCGCGACGATGGGCTGTTCGACGCTCGACGTCGGCGAGCTCGGCCCGGACGCCGACGTCGACGTCCGCGACTGGGCGCTGCCGGATCCCGACGGGGAGGAGCTCGATCGCGTACGCGAGATCCGCGAGGAGATCGCCGATCGCGTCGAGGACCTTTTTAAAGAGATCGCCGACGGGACGGACGCGAGTTCCACCGACGTCGACGCGGCCTAA
- a CDS encoding cystathionine gamma-synthase has translation MTDGSDVTDGDASNAEATDGGRTDRRFETRAIHAGQEPDPETGALMTPIHANSTYKQDAPGEHRGYEYSRTGNPTRTDLEENLADLESGTHARCFASGMAAINTVLNLLESGDHVVAGDDVYGGTHRILTQVYEQYDVETTFVDTTDHEAVADAMRPETELVWVETPTNPLMNVNDIAALSEIAHEGDALCAVDNTFATPYLQRPLELGADVVSQSLTKYLGGHSDTIGGALIVDGTGLDEKLGFYQNSVGATPGPFDSFLVLRGIKTLPVRMDRHCGNAMKLARWLDDHEAVERVYYPGLESHPQHELASEQMDDFGGMLSFELDGTLEQGSTVVSETEVFTLAESLGGVESLIEQPAAMTHAAIPREERLAAGLSDGLIRVSVGIEHVDDMKADLQQAFDAAF, from the coding sequence GTGACCGACGGCAGCGACGTGACCGACGGCGACGCGAGCAACGCCGAGGCAACCGACGGCGGCCGGACCGACCGCCGGTTCGAGACGCGGGCGATCCACGCGGGCCAGGAGCCCGATCCGGAGACCGGCGCGCTGATGACGCCCATCCACGCCAACTCGACGTATAAACAGGACGCCCCCGGAGAACACCGCGGCTACGAGTACTCCCGCACCGGCAACCCGACGCGGACCGACCTCGAGGAGAACCTGGCCGACCTCGAGTCGGGGACCCACGCGCGGTGTTTCGCCTCCGGGATGGCGGCGATCAACACCGTTCTCAACCTGCTCGAGTCCGGCGACCACGTCGTCGCGGGCGACGACGTCTACGGCGGGACCCACCGCATCCTGACGCAGGTGTACGAACAGTACGACGTCGAGACCACTTTCGTGGACACGACCGACCACGAGGCGGTGGCGGACGCGATGCGTCCGGAGACCGAGCTCGTGTGGGTCGAGACGCCGACGAACCCCCTGATGAACGTCAACGACATCGCGGCGTTGTCCGAGATCGCCCACGAGGGCGACGCGCTGTGTGCGGTCGACAACACCTTCGCGACGCCGTATCTCCAGCGCCCCCTGGAGCTGGGAGCCGACGTCGTCTCCCAGTCGCTGACGAAGTACCTCGGCGGCCACTCGGACACGATCGGCGGCGCGCTCATCGTCGACGGGACGGGCCTCGACGAGAAGCTCGGGTTCTACCAGAACTCGGTGGGCGCGACGCCCGGTCCCTTCGATAGCTTCCTCGTGCTCCGCGGAATCAAGACCCTCCCGGTTCGGATGGACCGCCACTGCGGGAACGCGATGAAACTTGCCCGGTGGCTCGACGACCACGAGGCGGTCGAGCGGGTGTACTACCCCGGCCTCGAGAGCCACCCGCAACACGAGCTCGCGAGCGAGCAGATGGACGACTTCGGCGGAATGCTCTCGTTCGAGCTCGACGGCACCCTCGAGCAGGGCTCGACGGTCGTCTCCGAGACCGAGGTGTTCACGCTCGCGGAGTCGCTGGGCGGCGTCGAGAGTCTGATCGAACAGCCCGCCGCGATGACCCACGCCGCGATCCCCCGCGAGGAGCGGCTCGCGGCCGGGCTCTCGGACGGGCTCATCCGCGTCTCCGTCGGGATCGAACACGTCGACGACATGAAGGCGGACCTCCAGCAGGCGTTCGACGCCGCCTTTTAA
- a CDS encoding HesB/IscA family protein has translation MSTETADGDAESGSTVEVTPGAAEQALELMRQEGMDADVGGLRLFVQQGGCAGLSYGMRFDTEPEEDDLVVERHGLRVFVDPASENYIGGSTLDYEAGLQAAGFHVENPNVVSECGCGESFRT, from the coding sequence ATGAGTACCGAGACGGCCGACGGCGACGCGGAATCCGGATCCACCGTCGAGGTGACCCCGGGCGCCGCCGAACAGGCGCTCGAGTTGATGCGTCAGGAGGGGATGGACGCCGACGTCGGCGGACTGCGGCTGTTCGTCCAGCAGGGCGGCTGCGCGGGGCTCTCCTACGGGATGCGGTTCGACACGGAGCCGGAGGAGGACGACCTCGTGGTCGAACGACACGGGCTCCGCGTGTTCGTCGACCCCGCAAGCGAGAACTACATCGGCGGCAGTACGCTCGATTACGAGGCCGGCCTCCAGGCCGCCGGCTTCCACGTCGAGAACCCCAACGTCGTCTCCGAGTGCGGCTGCGGGGAGTCGTTCCGAACGTAA
- a CDS encoding DUF5816 domain-containing protein — translation MEREAVTSPDGDRVYVDRTAGDRGSEGPFYIAYATERGEDRWGFLCGNCGSLDTAMDTMGRIECNECGNMRKPEEWDAAHE, via the coding sequence ATGGAACGTGAAGCCGTAACGTCGCCCGACGGCGATCGGGTCTACGTCGATCGTACCGCCGGCGACCGGGGAAGCGAGGGACCTTTTTATATCGCCTACGCCACGGAGCGCGGCGAGGACCGCTGGGGATTCCTCTGCGGGAACTGTGGGAGCCTCGACACCGCCATGGACACGATGGGACGGATCGAGTGCAACGAGTGCGGCAACATGCGAAAGCCCGAGGAGTGGGACGCCGCCCACGAGTGA
- a CDS encoding FtsZ/tubulin family protein, with protein MGTGQAGSALVDEVFAHEGIRIEAAPLALNSTVRDLENLSNIDDDEWIGVSETDGLVPGTQAGFEEVVTGGFGRRPRRANDVMERHGRQLVPMLEERFGEEGNVPFAFVFLGLGGGTGCGIAPHVVDAIRRYAAGDVKVIAVAVVPNTQESVHVRDDEEETISAGRQASNAVYGLDRLEETVDGVLLVDNQRLGYEDSAEGRFAEYNEYVAGSVVDLVSGPVVERIDPGEYDEIDAPIIDIQDIVTSLSFGAGPDGEPGYGTIGRSIEMTKSLPGYFLPFIGDQQVDAAELAYLAQAKQSVDDVTFGDAKKAIGHVRAPRQYIADPEYRIDISEVRRRLNEHCSEVNLGMVPTSRNLVSCTTVYTFERTDLDRIREIEEIAETYEAA; from the coding sequence GTGGGTACGGGACAGGCGGGCAGCGCCCTGGTGGACGAGGTGTTCGCCCACGAGGGCATCCGCATCGAAGCGGCACCGCTCGCGTTGAACTCCACGGTGCGCGACCTCGAGAACCTCTCCAACATCGACGACGACGAGTGGATAGGGGTCTCGGAGACCGACGGACTGGTCCCGGGGACCCAGGCGGGGTTCGAGGAGGTCGTCACCGGCGGATTCGGACGACGACCGCGACGCGCGAACGACGTGATGGAACGGCACGGCCGGCAGCTCGTGCCGATGTTGGAGGAGCGATTCGGCGAGGAGGGCAACGTGCCGTTCGCGTTCGTCTTTCTCGGGCTCGGCGGCGGCACGGGTTGCGGGATCGCCCCGCACGTCGTGGACGCGATCCGCCGGTACGCGGCCGGCGACGTCAAGGTGATCGCCGTCGCCGTGGTGCCGAACACGCAGGAGTCGGTCCACGTACGCGACGACGAGGAGGAGACGATAAGCGCCGGTCGGCAGGCCTCGAACGCGGTCTACGGGCTCGACCGGCTCGAGGAGACGGTCGACGGAGTCCTGCTGGTCGACAACCAGCGGCTCGGGTACGAGGACTCCGCCGAGGGCCGGTTCGCCGAGTACAACGAGTACGTCGCCGGGTCGGTCGTCGACCTGGTGTCGGGCCCCGTCGTCGAGCGGATCGATCCCGGCGAGTACGACGAGATCGACGCGCCGATCATCGACATTCAGGACATCGTCACCTCGCTGTCGTTCGGCGCCGGTCCCGACGGGGAGCCGGGGTACGGAACGATCGGCCGGTCGATCGAGATGACGAAGTCGCTGCCGGGATATTTCCTCCCGTTCATCGGCGACCAGCAGGTCGACGCGGCCGAGCTCGCGTATCTCGCACAGGCCAAACAGAGCGTCGACGACGTCACCTTCGGGGACGCGAAGAAGGCGATCGGCCACGTCCGTGCGCCCCGGCAGTACATCGCCGACCCCGAGTATCGGATCGATATTTCGGAGGTCCGTCGCCGACTGAACGAGCACTGTTCGGAAGTCAACCTCGGAATGGTGCCCACGAGCCGCAACCTCGTGTCGTGTACGACGGTGTACACGTTCGAGCGAACCGACCTCGACCGGATCCGGGAGATCGAGGAGATAGCAGAGACGTATGAAGCGGCCTGA
- a CDS encoding 4Fe-4S dicluster domain-containing protein, translated as MGIDPNFETNREDVGEEHEVTVWGPTDPPEELGIRGTHVAVDFDICLADGACLEDCPVDVFDWVDSPGHPESERKANPTDEEQCIDCMLCVDVCPVDAIDVDPGRENRV; from the coding sequence ATGGGCATCGATCCGAACTTCGAAACCAACCGCGAGGACGTGGGCGAGGAACACGAGGTCACCGTGTGGGGGCCGACCGACCCGCCCGAGGAGCTGGGGATCCGGGGCACCCACGTCGCGGTCGATTTCGACATCTGTCTGGCCGACGGCGCGTGTCTCGAGGACTGTCCCGTCGACGTCTTCGACTGGGTCGACTCCCCCGGCCACCCCGAGAGCGAGCGCAAGGCGAACCCCACCGACGAGGAACAGTGCATCGACTGTATGCTCTGCGTCGACGTCTGCCCGGTCGACGCGATCGACGTCGATCCCGGCCGCGAAAACCGCGTCTGA
- a CDS encoding FtsZ/tubulin family protein, translating into MSRQQRTDTYTRWAVIASGEGGGRIASQFFNRRENPGVEDRILVMNTNRTDIRNTIDRLENNLGDSDSLGDHAMVFGSDEGAGNVFADGERLAEESIDEIIRSIRGVVPTADAFMHIATLGGGTGNGSIPYTIRTFKNGSDSDAYEPWMEDVIHAAIGVWPYEDEPPQQQFNAVCGLSRLLRMPDGTQNADMVLLGANTHIAQMGGDDDAHSHPNDVVNERLIEAFDLMISAGRETQGVIDVQDYVSVPSQIGAYHFTPAIATDMNANVYDIEYMFEKAAENAFVPMDVSTTKTAFAIVRVPRGLADDEDFSENAVNSAFESWKRERGINAPGMSTVSIADGARGKVDVLLLLGGFDLEPLLDRSWDAFETHKTRLERGRRLGNASIAAEEMDRIEENLDEYIRFLEE; encoded by the coding sequence ATGTCACGACAACAACGAACCGACACGTACACGCGCTGGGCAGTCATCGCATCCGGCGAGGGCGGCGGCCGCATCGCCTCGCAGTTCTTCAACCGCCGGGAGAACCCCGGCGTCGAGGACCGGATCCTCGTGATGAACACGAACCGGACGGACATCCGGAACACGATCGACCGCCTCGAGAACAACCTCGGGGACTCCGACTCGCTGGGCGACCACGCGATGGTCTTCGGCAGCGACGAGGGGGCGGGCAACGTCTTCGCCGACGGCGAGCGGCTCGCCGAGGAGAGCATCGACGAGATCATCCGCTCGATCCGCGGCGTGGTGCCGACCGCCGACGCGTTCATGCACATCGCGACGCTCGGCGGCGGGACCGGCAACGGGTCGATCCCCTACACGATCCGGACGTTCAAGAACGGGAGCGACAGCGACGCCTACGAGCCGTGGATGGAGGACGTCATCCACGCGGCGATCGGCGTCTGGCCCTACGAGGACGAGCCGCCCCAACAGCAGTTCAACGCGGTCTGTGGACTCTCTCGACTCCTCCGGATGCCCGACGGAACCCAGAACGCCGACATGGTCCTGCTTGGCGCGAACACCCACATCGCCCAGATGGGTGGCGACGACGACGCACATAGCCATCCGAACGACGTCGTCAACGAGCGACTGATCGAGGCGTTCGACCTGATGATCAGCGCGGGGCGGGAGACCCAGGGCGTGATCGACGTGCAGGACTACGTGAGCGTCCCCTCCCAGATCGGCGCCTACCACTTCACGCCCGCCATCGCGACGGACATGAACGCGAACGTCTACGACATCGAGTACATGTTCGAGAAGGCCGCGGAGAACGCCTTCGTGCCGATGGACGTCTCGACGACGAAGACGGCGTTCGCGATCGTGCGGGTTCCCCGCGGGCTCGCCGACGACGAGGACTTCAGCGAGAACGCGGTCAACTCCGCCTTCGAGTCCTGGAAGCGGGAGCGGGGGATCAACGCGCCGGGGATGTCGACGGTCTCCATCGCCGACGGCGCCCGCGGCAAGGTCGACGTCCTCCTGCTTTTGGGCGGGTTCGACCTGGAGCCGCTGCTCGACCGCTCCTGGGACGCCTTCGAGACGCACAAGACCCGGCTCGAGCGGGGCCGCCGGCTCGGCAACGCGTCGATCGCGGCCGAGGAGATGGACCGGATCGAGGAAAACCTCGACGAGTACATCAGGTTCCTGGAGGAGTGA
- a CDS encoding FtsZ/tubulin family protein, whose protein sequence is MRCKICSLSDTQWEEGDLDEHLLATHRDEQPAIRAVYADRYERLFEDGDPVIDPGTETDTAADETTESAATGNPIDAPTGPPAESGSDPDPDPPTDVESDVDFEDSYGKKWFMIGVGGAGNNILDAVLLRRDTLRRNNENRALIWEGGLAGYGILNTNIAELEQTYYAQEERGYSRQQLMMNSIIGQGAHGYQGMGRRWDHGKQVMERDFEDGRNPFRERWDMDPQTIQDAQAIMFVHSVTKGTGCGSTPVLARKIREEVLNNDYVISKALISAVVIPSEGGNDGMSGGKARVNGVVGLARMSAAVDAIVPFDNERLEAAGADITPRIDGLQEYNPPHYADLNRPLVAFLEAFTMSSTPQFVKQDASMSIHGDVFDVADSFRPVEDKYPLDLDADHRPAVILAPVLGRARGETVNRSQLETLISNALYQNRLAKFDPETAWGGTFLLYGPERKMGEVSRLVSDGVARDILASEDFLDAANQPGTESVDIHVEQLVTPDLDDVYLWGTLWNPRMPSLERMYEHAKNIKEGNSQQAENLREVWEYVEPLFSCLGRENMA, encoded by the coding sequence ATGCGCTGTAAGATCTGCTCACTATCCGACACACAGTGGGAGGAGGGTGATCTCGACGAGCACCTTCTCGCCACACACCGGGACGAACAGCCGGCGATCCGCGCGGTCTACGCCGACCGGTACGAACGGCTCTTCGAGGACGGCGACCCGGTCATCGATCCGGGCACGGAAACGGATACGGCCGCGGACGAGACGACGGAGTCGGCGGCGACCGGGAACCCCATCGATGCGCCGACGGGCCCGCCCGCCGAGTCGGGTTCCGACCCCGATCCCGATCCGCCGACCGACGTCGAATCGGACGTCGACTTCGAGGACAGTTACGGGAAGAAGTGGTTCATGATCGGCGTCGGCGGCGCGGGGAACAACATCCTCGACGCGGTGTTGTTGCGCCGGGACACGCTGCGCCGGAACAACGAGAATCGCGCGCTCATCTGGGAAGGGGGGCTGGCCGGCTACGGCATCCTCAACACGAACATCGCCGAGCTGGAACAGACCTACTACGCCCAGGAGGAGCGGGGCTACTCGCGCCAGCAGCTGATGATGAATTCGATCATCGGCCAGGGCGCCCACGGCTACCAGGGGATGGGTCGCCGGTGGGACCACGGCAAACAGGTGATGGAGCGGGACTTCGAGGACGGCCGGAACCCATTCCGGGAGCGGTGGGACATGGACCCCCAGACGATCCAGGACGCGCAGGCGATCATGTTCGTCCACAGCGTCACCAAGGGCACCGGCTGCGGCTCCACGCCGGTGCTGGCCCGCAAGATCCGCGAGGAGGTGCTCAACAACGATTACGTCATCTCCAAGGCGCTCATCTCGGCCGTCGTGATCCCCTCCGAGGGAGGCAACGACGGGATGTCGGGCGGAAAAGCGCGCGTGAACGGCGTCGTGGGGCTTGCCAGAATGTCGGCCGCAGTCGACGCGATCGTCCCGTTCGACAACGAGCGGCTCGAGGCGGCCGGCGCGGACATCACGCCCCGGATCGACGGGCTCCAGGAGTACAACCCGCCCCACTACGCGGACCTCAACCGGCCGCTCGTGGCCTTCCTCGAGGCGTTCACGATGTCGTCGACGCCGCAGTTCGTCAAGCAGGACGCGTCGATGTCGATCCACGGCGACGTCTTCGACGTCGCGGACAGCTTCCGCCCCGTCGAGGACAAGTATCCGCTCGATCTCGACGCCGACCACCGGCCGGCGGTTATCCTCGCGCCGGTGCTCGGGCGCGCTCGCGGCGAGACGGTCAACCGCTCCCAGTTGGAGACGCTCATCTCGAACGCGCTGTATCAGAACCGGCTCGCGAAGTTCGACCCCGAGACGGCGTGGGGCGGTACCTTCCTGCTGTACGGTCCCGAACGGAAGATGGGCGAGGTCTCCCGGCTCGTCTCCGACGGCGTCGCCCGGGACATCCTCGCGAGCGAGGACTTCCTCGACGCCGCCAACCAGCCGGGGACCGAGTCGGTCGACATCCACGTCGAACAGCTCGTCACCCCCGACCTCGACGACGTCTACCTGTGGGGAACGCTGTGGAATCCGCGGATGCCCTCGCTCGAGCGGATGTACGAACACGCCAAGAACATCAAGGAGGGGAACAGTCAGCAGGCGGAGAACCTCCGGGAGGTCTGGGAGTACGTCGAGCCCCTGTTCTCCTGTCTCGGCCGGGAGAACATGGCCTGA